From one Planococcus citri chromosome 3, ihPlaCitr1.1, whole genome shotgun sequence genomic stretch:
- the LOC135840818 gene encoding uncharacterized protein LOC135840818 isoform X5, protein MADVTSNVYDLLFPSPADLKEIAAISIAVQLWRQEINTHRMRNTLSELDLDQDILSSTSMPRIPSSILSDIEKYVKRFGMSIQAWLKFHKRLFKNEIFNDFIDFVGDFDGTIHYVRTAKRIVRCDRVDDVLKFNIACRYCFEDDISRIFPLVSDYAKTLSISQYRYNLPFYWVCRLKNQFYKMPGPNNYGQPFEEKILDHRSSLSNSNNPDLAWSGVEYFWNLLNANSRRQIALPLHYYAGNFTRILCRYLLQTFDEVMLDRFIKGKACHVLTESLHAPLFRSDSRRLYIMATWTFLKNKMDSSTFVLIVERIIEILCPRPHATKESDKSVYGELWTTAPDHLKQHAIQTVFRENSLFKIEHRPELVDERIENDADLFAFLYAVLSDTSAEDRRIFWEMHWSNLIHLLLTKSLDQLMCLCFGNDENEIIKFKLDSLSKLKNIKNLCLGLLSKRYFEELNDFLNLCCPKEKARRKLKRNLLNHFKFTYEDDKLEFDRFNEFIDDAYDNVEQSAEFKTELLSSQSYSINNILAGYCRKGKFHHAIQFIDALAPSEQVALVMKRLQIYPTLEQMLRECQCTALIQFEEHQFLNFLRDCLGSNKKVARFKRTLNADEIVQTAIVSAMSDQDNLKYNCFLVEFLEWYFVTPQELDEFWSRYADDEVFVLLTTENE, encoded by the coding sequence ATGGCTGATGTGACGTCCAACGTGTACGACCTCTTGTTCCCTAGTCCAGCAGATTTAAAAGAAATCGCCGCCATCTCAATCGCTGTACAACTTTGGCGCCAAGAAATCAACACCCATCGCATGAGAAACACACTGAGTGAGCTGGATCTAGATCAGGATATTTTATCAAGTACCTCAATGCCTCGTATTCCATCCTCAATTTTGTCGGATATcgaaaaatatgtcaaaagGTTTGGAATGTCAATACAGGCatggttgaaatttcataaaagattatttaaaaatgaaattttcaacgattttattgattttgttGGAGATTTCGACGGCACGATTCATTACGTTAGAACAGCCAAACGAATTGTACGATGCGATAGAGTTGATGACGTCTTAAAATTCAATATCGCTTGTAGGTATTGCTTTGAAGACGATATTTCACGGATTTTTCCCTTGGTATCAGATTATGCGAAGACCTTAAGCATTTCACAATACCGTTATAATCTGCCGTTTTACTGGGTATGCcggttgaaaaatcaattctacaAGATGCCTGGTCCGAATAATTATGGACAACCTTTCGAGGAAAAAATCCTCGACCATCGAAGTTCTCTCTCGAACTCGAATAATCCTGATCTTGCTTGGTCAGGTGTGGAATACTTTTGGAACCTTCTGAATGCAAACAGTCGGAGGCAAATCGCATTGCCACTACATTATTATGCTGGAAATTTTACTAGGATACTTTGTAGATATTTATTACAAACTTTTGATGAAGTAATGCTTGATCGGTTCATCAAAGGAAAGGCATGTCACGTCCTTACCGAATCATTACACGCTCCTTTGTTCAGAAGCGATAGTCGAAGGCTTTATATCATGGCAACATGGACATTCCTCAAAAACAAAATGGACTCGAGTACTTTTGTTCTTATAGTCGAACGTATTATTGAAATACTGTGTCCTCGACCTCATGCAACCAAGGAAAGTGATAAATCTGTGTATGGAGAGTTGTGGACTACTGCTCCAGATCATTTGAAACAGCATGCAATTCAAACTGTATTCAGGGAAAATTCATTGTTCAAGATAGAACACCGTCCGGAATTAGTTGATGAACGAATAGAGAACGATGCTGATTTATTCGCGTTTTTATATGCTGTACTGTCTGATACATCTGCAGAGGACAGAAGAATATTTTGGGAGATGCATTGGAGCAATTTGATACACTTATTGTTGACAAAGTCGTTGGATCAATTGATGTGCTTGTGCTTCGGTAATGATGAAAACGAAATCATTAAATTTAAACTTGACTCGTTGtctaaactgaaaaatataaaaaatttatgcttAGGATTGCTTAGCAAGCGATATTTCGAAGAGCTGaacgactttttgaatttgtgcTGTCCTAAAGAGAAAGCCCGTAGGAAGTTAAAACGGAACCTACTGaaccatttcaaatttactTACGAGGACGATAAACTCGAGTTTGAtcgttttaatgaatttatcgACGATGCTTATGATAATGTCGAACAAAGTGCAGAATTCAAAACTGAGCTTCTATCCTCGCAGTCATACTCGATTAACAATATTTTAGCAGGATACTGTAGAAAGGGCAAGTTTCATCATGCCATACAATTTATCGACGCATTAGCACCTTCTGAGCAGGTTGCACTTGTCATGAAAAGACTTCAAATATATCCCACATTGGAGCAAATGTTACGCGAGTGTCAGTGTACTGCTTTGATTCAGTTTGAAGAACaccagtttttgaattttttacgcgACTGTTTAGGCAGTAATAAAAAAGTTGCACGATTTAAACGGACTTTAAATGCAGACGAAATAGTCCAAACTGCTATTGTAAGCGCGATGAGTGATCAGGACAATTTGAAGTACAATTGTTTTCTGGTGGAGTTCCTAGAGTGGTATTTCGTCACTCCGCAGGAACTCGATGAGTTTTGGTCAAGGTATGCTGATGACGAAGTTTTTGTGCTATTGACCACTGAAAATGAATAA